In Ureibacillus thermophilus, the genomic stretch AATGTCCTTTTTCAATCCATTAAACAGCACTGGGGAAAACTCGATTTATTTACCCTGGAAATGTTTCGTTCATCGAACATTGATCTAAACAATGTGCAAAGTAAACTGGATGCCTTCTTCTCTTCCGCAACGAGCAAAAACATTATTTTTGAACATGCTTTAATGAAAAATGTATTCAACTTTTCCCATTTTATCGAACTGGTTTTTGGAAAAAAAACCGAATACTCTAAATCCATTTCAAAATTAAACGAAATCTATTTCTATAAAATCGGAAAAAAATATCTTATACATATTCTGTATAATCATAAAATTGATTTTTGGCGTTATTTGTATGCTAAAAAAATTTACTCTGTTTTTTTGCAGGCGCCATTACATACAATTCAAAATCCTCTTGATTTAATCAACCAATTTAAACAATACATACAATCATTTATGACCCAAAGCCAAGTCATTTCAACGATGAATCACTTCATTCAAAAAATTGATTATAAAAACCCACGTTCTTATGTGCTTAAAGAATTTCATTTATTAAATATCTCCCTTCATTTCATAGGGGGAAAACGCCATTATAAAAAAATCCACAAACTGATTGCAGAAGTGGTCAAAACATGGGAAGCCGGAGAGTGGGCGTTGACAGAGAAAGAAGAAACGCTATTATCTTATATTTTGGCGGTGGATGGTGCAAAACATGGAGATACGGAAAAAACGATTGCATATGGCAAGTATTTAATTACGAATGACCGTTTAATTAATCATTCCATTGAATTATTGATTGATTATGGAAAAGTGCTGCCGAATTTAAAACCGGAACCGGAATCTTTAGTCAAACGGTATGACCAGAACTATCTGGAACAAATCTTCTTTATTGTGATTGATGCCCTTGTCAAGAAAGGTCAATATGGAGATGTGCTGCAATTATTGAAGGAATACGAAATCGCTTCCTGTACAAGCATTTATGAATGTTTAAATACAGAGGCATTCAATAAAGATTTGCTTTTGAAAATTGAAGCAGCCGTGCAGCGAAATATTGCCTACATCGTCGATCAATCCCATCAACACGTTATGCAATCCATTGAAAAATGGCTGGAGCAATATAAAGAAGCAGAAAGTCCCCTCTATCCAATTGCCCGTATGACTTCCACCCATGTATGCAACCTGTTGAAAACTTTTTTTGCTACAGAACAATTTGAACTTTTTGAGCAGTTGATGAGCATTTATAAAAAATATTTAATGCTTCAAGAGGACTTTGAAGACTTGCGGGATTTTGTCGTAAGCTTTATGGAAAAGAAAACGTCCCAAAAGTAATTAGTCATTACCTTTGGGACATTTTTTATTCAAGCACACCATTTTCATGGAAAGATTTAATTTCGTCATCGGAATAGCCAAGAGATTTCAAAATGTCATCTGTATGTTCTCCCACTTTGGCGCCGACAAATTTATAAGTTGGTTCCACCCCTTCAAATTTAATGGCTGTGCCGATTTGTTTTTGGGTTGTGCCGTCTTCTTTAGGCACATCTACAATCATCTGGCGTGCGCGAATTTGAGGATGATTGCAAGCTTCTTCAAAGTTAAGAACCGGCTCCACACAGCCTTCAAAATCTTCATTAAACACTTCCAGCCATTCATCAAACGTTTTTGTCAAGAATGCGTCTTTTACCGCTTCTTTAAACCGTTTTTGCGTATACGTAGAATCATTAAAAGTGCTTTGAATTAATTCAGGAATATCCAACGCCTCACATAATAGTTTGCGGAAATGGGGCTCTAAACTGCCGACGGAGAAATATCGGCCATCCTTCGTTTCGTAGTAATCATAAAACGTGCCGCCATTTAAAATTTCTTCTTCCGGCTTTGGCAATTCCCCTGTACCTAAATAAGCGGTTCCATACAACGCATTCATCGTAAATACCGCATCGGTCATGGAAATATCAATATATTTTCCTTCCCCGGTTTTTTCCCGATGCAGTGCAGATGCAAGAATACCAATTGCTGCATGCAATGTGCCCCCAGCTATATCTGCAATTTGCACCCCCATGGAAACCGGTTTTTTGCCTTTGTGGCGGGAATAGTCAAGAATGCCTGAAATGGATAAATAGTTATTATCATGCCCTGGACGGTTGCGGTACGGTCCTGTTTGTCCATATCCTGTAATGGAACAATAAATAATTTTTGGATTAACCTTTTTCAGCGACTCATAATCGAGACCTAGGCGTTCCATCACTCCCGGGCGAAATCCTTCAACAACAATGTCATATTCCTGAATTAATTTTTTTACAATCTCCACCGCTTCTTTTGTCTTTAAGTTCAATTTAATTGATTTTTTGGAACGATTTAAATGTTGATGCACATAGGATTCTTTATTTTCATCATACGGAGGCATAATGCGCATCAAATCCACTCTTCTTGTGGATTCCACATGAATGACATCCGCGCCGAAATCAGCAAACATCATTGTTGCAAAAACCCCTGGAAGCATTGATGAGAAATCTAAAATTTTTAAATCTTTCAGTATCGTCACTCTCTCCATCCCCTTTACGAACAAACATTTTCGCAGCAAAATCCTTCTTTATAATAGTTATAACTCAATTTATTATACTAATATTTTAAAATAATCTGAATATTTTGTGAACCTATTATACTATATATGTCTCAAGAACGTAAGAAATTATTAGATTAAAGATTTTGGAAGAAAAGTTCAATCATAATCATACAATTTCTTTAATTTATTAAAAAAATATCACCCAAAATCCTTTTGGATGATATTTCATAACTTATCAGCTATAGGAAATACTACTTCGCTACTCTTCACTTTCTAATTGTTCCTTACAGAAAGCTAAAAGATATTGTTCCTCTTCTTCCTCTAGCGCCAGTTCAATATAATGTTCATCTTTTTTATCCATAATGAAATAGTTGATAATAAACGGACCTTCCCCTTCATCTCCTATAAGCAGCCGGATTTGCGTACCTGCTTCTGAATAAAGTTCATCCTCTTCATCCACTTCTACATCCACCAAAAATTCATACCGTTTCCCTTGAATAATCCCTGTCGGATCCACCAATTCTTCCATCTTAAAATTGATAATATTCATCCGTATAATCTCCTTTGCTAAATTCCATGGGAAAATCTAATTACAATCTTAATAAAAAAACTGGCTTGGGCAAATAAAAAATATAAAGGAGGCGTCTCAAAATGTCTTTTCAGACGCCCCCTTTTCACCCATTATCGTTATTTCGTCTTCAACTCCACCACTACAATTTCAGGGAAGTTAAAAATTCGGAAAGGGGCCATGCTATTGCCCAAACCTCTGCTGACATTCATCGTCGTGTGATTCTCTTCGTAAAACCCTGCTGTATATTTAGGGAAAAATCCTTGTCCCGGTGCAATGATTCCCCCTACAAAAGGAATCCGAACCTGTCCACCATGGGCATGACCGGTAAAGACGAAATCAATTTCATTTTTCACGTATATATCAAACTTTTCTGGGCGATGGGCAAGCAGTACGGTAAATGCATCTTTCGGAACATTGGCTAAAGCCATGTCCAGCATTCTTTCTGTATCAACGCCATTTAATGGATCTTCGATACCGGCAACGGCTATTCTTTCCCCATTCCGTTCAATCCATACAGCTGCGTTCGGCAAAATATACACGCCCAGTTTTTCAAGAGCCTCATAAATTTTCGAAACTTGATTGATGGCGACTTCATGGTTGCCCAAAACGTAATAGACATCCGCAATTTTTACAAATTCACGAACCGCCATTAAACTTTGGTCCAAATGATAACGATTGCTGTCAATTAAATCACCTGTAATAAAAATCGCATCAGGATTTGTCTTTTTCACTTTTTTAATCAGTTTGTCCTGATTTTCGCCAAACAAAGCATCATGCAAGTCAGACACTTGGGTGATTCGAAAGCCATCAAAGGATTCCGGTATTTTTTCAGATTCATAAATTCTTTCTGTCATCACGATCCAATGATTATTGGCGTATAAAAATACATAGAGAGCAATCATCAACAATAGTAGTTTCAGTAACTTTTTCAATATCGTCCGCTCAATTCTATTCTGTATTCACGAAATGTTCATTCAATATATTATTGATTTCCCATTAGACATTCAAGTTATTATTTGCTCGCTCTGCATCTTTATCGCCAAACAATATCGGCTTTAATTCATCTTCGCCGGAGCCTTCCGCTAATGGTACGCCTGAGCGATAGGCAGCTCGGATGATGAGATGGGTAGCTACAGGAGAAGTGATAAATACAAATAGAATCCCTAAGATTAATCGAACGCTAAAATATCCATCTTGCACCCATATATAAAAGAATGAAGCGATAAGACAAAATAGAACCCCTAACGTTGCGCTTTTTGCAATCGCATGAGCCCTGGTATATACATCAGGCAAACGCAGCATTCCAAAGGCGCTAATGACGCTAATAATGGACCCCATCAGAATAATAAGGGCGCAAATCCACTCAATAATCTGACTTGCGTTCAATAATAACTCCCCTTTCGATATATTTGGAAAAGGCAATGGTTCCAATAAAGGATAAAATCCCGATGATTAAGATCGCTTCTAAAAAAGCTGTCGTTTTTAATAAAATGGAGATGATCGCCATCGAAGAAATTAAATTGATGCCAATTATATCAAATGCTATAGCTCTGTCTGGCATTGAAGGGCCTTTAATCACCCGGACTAAATGCATTGCATTGGCAACCATAAACAACGTTAAAGAAATGAGCAATATAATATCAATCAATCACGGGACACCTCCAATATCAACGTTTCAAATCGTCCCAACGAACGAATTAAATCTTCCTTCTGTCCAATATCCATTGCATGAATATATAACTCATTTCCCGATTCCGATACTTCCATCACGACGGAACCGGGCGTCAATGTTAATAACAGCGAAAGAGCTGTTACCTCCCAATCTTTCTTTAAAATCGTTTCATACTTAAAAATTCCTGGTGTAATCTTCAAATTTGGCGTCAACACTTGTTTCATGACAACAAAACCGGAAACAATCAACTCTCGGAAGAAGACAATGATAAGTTTAAAAATTTTCATTGCTCGAATTAGATAAAACTGGGTGCCAAAATATCGATGCATCACATAAAGGATGAAAGTACCTACGATAAATCCAGTGTTAAAAGTGGCAAGGGTAGGTGTAGGCTCATCTTTTAAAAGCAGCCAAAGCAGGGCAATCAATAAATTTAATATAAATTGAGCAAAAAACACCACTACACCCCCTAACTTTCCCTTAAAACAGCATTAATATAGACTGATGGATCAACAAGCGTATTGGCCGCATCTAGTACATACACTAATAACTTTTCAGCTCCAATACCAATTCCAGCAATGCAAAAGGAAAAGGCAACAAGCGATGCCATCGAAGCAGCTGGAAACGGCTTCTTGTCTTCATTGGTAATAATCGTTTCCCCAAAGAAGGAGCTTAGGAAAATTTTTAATAAAGAAAAGAGTACTACTAAACTAGAAGCAAATCCAAGGAATAATAATATGTAAGAACCTGCCTCAATAGCCCCTTTGCCAATCAGCACTTTCCCTACAAAACCGCTTAGTGGAGGAATGCCGACCAATGCCAGCATCGCCAAGAAATAAATCCATCCAAACAAAGGATAATTTCGGATAAGCCCACTCATATAGTCAATCAATTTCTCTCCGGTTAAATAGAGCATCATCCCAACTAACAGGAACAACAACGCTTTCGCCACCATGTCATGGACTAAGTAAAATACAGCCCCTGCCAACGCAATCTCCGTACCAACGGCTAGCCCAATTAAAATGAAACCCACAGCAATCACAATGTTATATGCTGCAATTCGTAATACATTTCGGGATGATAATGCCCCTAAACATCCTAAAATGATCGTTAAACCGGCAAAAACGCCGATAATTGTATGGGTTACTTCTGGACGATGTGGGAACATCAATGTGAACGTGCGAATCAATGCATAAACCCCAACTTTTGTAAGAAGGGCTGCAAACAACGCTTGTACTGCCGCAGGAGGAACCACATAAGAACCGGGCAGCCAGAAGAAGAGTACTAAACCCGCCTTCAAACTGAAAACAAGCAATAAAACGAGGGAAACCGTCGTTAACATGGGATCTTGCCCAACTTCAGCAACCCTCTCTGCAATGTGGGCCATGTTCAATGTTTTTACCGTTCCATATAAATAGGCTAGAGCAATCAAAAAAATAGACGAACCTACTACATTAATTAGCACATATTTGATAGATTCCCGCAGTTGAACCTTTTCTCCGCCCAATGCCACCAACACATAAGAAGACATTAACATTACTTCAAAACAAACGAATAAGTTAAAAATATCTCCTGTTAAGAAGGCGCCATTGACACCGGCTACTAAGAGTAAAACAAATGAATAAAAGTACATATTTTCATGCCGTTTCTCAATTGTAGAAAAGGCGTAAAACAAACATAACATGGTTACAATGCTTGCTGTGAGCACCATTAACACAGAGAAAGTATCAGCAACAAACAAAATGCCAAAAGGAACTTCCCAATCTCCAAAGGCTATTTTTAAAATTCCTTCCCTTTGTACAAGTTCCAACAATACAAAGGAAATGATGCTAACTGCAAGCATTGTGATAATGGAGATAATCCTTTGCACAACAATATGATTACCCAAAAACACCAAGACAACTGCTGTAAAAATTGGAATAACCAGTGGCAATACAATAATGTTATTCATCTGTCATTCCTCTCAATTCTTTAAAATCATCAGAACCATTCGTTTTATAAGTGTAGTATGCTAACACAAGCAAAAAAGCAGTCGTTGCAAAGCTGATGACAATCGCCGTTAAAACTAAGGCTTGAGGCAACGCATCGGTAAAAGGCTCTACCCCATGTCCAAGTAAAGGCACATTCCCTGTTTTTAATCCCCCTACCGTTATAATCAATAAATTCACCGCATGGGATAATACAGCCGTGCCAATAATGACGCGTATCATGTTTCTTGAAAGAATCAAATAGGTTGCCACTGAAACGAGTATTCCAATGAGAATCATCATCACTTGCTCCATAAACTACTCATCCTCACTTATACTTAAAATCATAGTGACAATTGTGCCAATGACCGTTAACGCAACTCCCGCTTCAAACAAGGTAACCGTCGTTAAATGTTTTTCCCCTATAAACGGAAACTGGTAATAGCCATCCGTATGGGACAAAAACGGGAAATTGAAATAGATGGATAGAAGCCCTGTTCCTACTGCAATAAGCACCCCAAGGGCAGCCACTTTCTTAAAATCAACAGGCATTTTTCTCTGAACGGTTTCAATATCGTATGTGATATAAAGAAGAATAATCCCGGAAGCGAGAACAAGCCCTCCAATAAATCCGCCCCCTGGCGCATGGTGTCCTGAGAAAAACAGCGATACACCAAGAGTGAGGATAATGAAAACAACTACTTTGACAACCGTCCGCAAAATCACATCATTAATTCGCATCCGTTCCCCCTCCTTTTGCTTTCAGCTTAATGAGGGTATAAACACCTAAACCTGCAATAAACAATACAACTACTTCAAGCATTGTATCGAAAGCGCGGAAATCTCCTAAAATGGTATTCACGATGTTTTTCCCGCCAGCCAACTCATAGGAATCATTAAAGTAATTAGAAATCGTCATAAACTTCTCGTAATATAGAACGGCAAAACCTACAAAGGTTACCGTTGCCCCCATGGTTAAAGAGATAAATAGATTTCGGATCTTCTTGGATTTCGGTTCCAGCTCTTTCTTTATTTCAGGCAAATGTCTAAAACAAATCAGAAATAGTACCGTTGAAACAGATTCCACAACAAGCTGCGTTAATGCCAAATCCGGAGCTCGAAAAACGATGAAGAAAAAGGCAACCGAATAGCCTAGAACGCTGCTGAGAAATACAATTGTAATGCGGGATTTAGCAAACAAAATTCCAACGGCAGAAACGATGGCAATCAAAATTAATACAATTTCAAATACCTCCAACATTTCATGCTGGATAGGGCTCCACGAAAATACATCTGCATATAGAAAATACCCGCCGACAATGATTAAAAATACTAGAAAAATATAGACGAAATAATCTGTTAAATTTCCAGTCATATATCGGATTGTAAAGCGATGCGACAGCGACTCGCTTAACGTAATTCCATTATTAAAAAGTGTGTTCAATGAGAATTTTTGGGGAAACACACGATAAATCTGCTTCCAATATTTCAACAAACGGTATAGCAAAATCCCCGCAATGATGACAAAAATCGTCATCCATAATTCAGGGCTAAACCCATGCCAAGCAT encodes the following:
- a CDS encoding CaiB/BaiF CoA transferase family protein, with product MTILKDLKILDFSSMLPGVFATMMFADFGADVIHVESTRRVDLMRIMPPYDENKESYVHQHLNRSKKSIKLNLKTKEAVEIVKKLIQEYDIVVEGFRPGVMERLGLDYESLKKVNPKIIYCSITGYGQTGPYRNRPGHDNNYLSISGILDYSRHKGKKPVSMGVQIADIAGGTLHAAIGILASALHREKTGEGKYIDISMTDAVFTMNALYGTAYLGTGELPKPEEEILNGGTFYDYYETKDGRYFSVGSLEPHFRKLLCEALDIPELIQSTFNDSTYTQKRFKEAVKDAFLTKTFDEWLEVFNEDFEGCVEPVLNFEEACNHPQIRARQMIVDVPKEDGTTQKQIGTAIKFEGVEPTYKFVGAKVGEHTDDILKSLGYSDDEIKSFHENGVLE
- a CDS encoding DUF6509 family protein, with amino-acid sequence MNIINFKMEELVDPTGIIQGKRYEFLVDVEVDEEDELYSEAGTQIRLLIGDEGEGPFIINYFIMDKKDEHYIELALEEEEEQYLLAFCKEQLESEE
- a CDS encoding metallophosphoesterase; the encoded protein is MKKLLKLLLLMIALYVFLYANNHWIVMTERIYESEKIPESFDGFRITQVSDLHDALFGENQDKLIKKVKKTNPDAIFITGDLIDSNRYHLDQSLMAVREFVKIADVYYVLGNHEVAINQVSKIYEALEKLGVYILPNAAVWIERNGERIAVAGIEDPLNGVDTERMLDMALANVPKDAFTVLLAHRPEKFDIYVKNEIDFVFTGHAHGGQVRIPFVGGIIAPGQGFFPKYTAGFYEENHTTMNVSRGLGNSMAPFRIFNFPEIVVVELKTK
- a CDS encoding Na+/H+ antiporter subunit G produces the protein MNASQIIEWICALIILMGSIISVISAFGMLRLPDVYTRAHAIAKSATLGVLFCLIASFFYIWVQDGYFSVRLILGILFVFITSPVATHLIIRAAYRSGVPLAEGSGEDELKPILFGDKDAERANNNLNV
- a CDS encoding Na(+)/H(+) antiporter subunit F1 → MIDIILLISLTLFMVANAMHLVRVIKGPSMPDRAIAFDIIGINLISSMAIISILLKTTAFLEAILIIGILSFIGTIAFSKYIERGVIIERKSDY
- a CDS encoding Na+/H+ antiporter subunit E — translated: MFFAQFILNLLIALLWLLLKDEPTPTLATFNTGFIVGTFILYVMHRYFGTQFYLIRAMKIFKLIIVFFRELIVSGFVVMKQVLTPNLKITPGIFKYETILKKDWEVTALSLLLTLTPGSVVMEVSESGNELYIHAMDIGQKEDLIRSLGRFETLILEVSRD
- a CDS encoding Na+/H+ antiporter subunit D codes for the protein MNNIIVLPLVIPIFTAVVLVFLGNHIVVQRIISIITMLAVSIISFVLLELVQREGILKIAFGDWEVPFGILFVADTFSVLMVLTASIVTMLCLFYAFSTIEKRHENMYFYSFVLLLVAGVNGAFLTGDIFNLFVCFEVMLMSSYVLVALGGEKVQLRESIKYVLINVVGSSIFLIALAYLYGTVKTLNMAHIAERVAEVGQDPMLTTVSLVLLLVFSLKAGLVLFFWLPGSYVVPPAAVQALFAALLTKVGVYALIRTFTLMFPHRPEVTHTIIGVFAGLTIILGCLGALSSRNVLRIAAYNIVIAVGFILIGLAVGTEIALAGAVFYLVHDMVAKALLFLLVGMMLYLTGEKLIDYMSGLIRNYPLFGWIYFLAMLALVGIPPLSGFVGKVLIGKGAIEAGSYILLFLGFASSLVVLFSLLKIFLSSFFGETIITNEDKKPFPAASMASLVAFSFCIAGIGIGAEKLLVYVLDAANTLVDPSVYINAVLRES
- a CDS encoding Na(+)/H(+) antiporter subunit C, whose amino-acid sequence is MEQVMMILIGILVSVATYLILSRNMIRVIIGTAVLSHAVNLLIITVGGLKTGNVPLLGHGVEPFTDALPQALVLTAIVISFATTAFLLVLAYYTYKTNGSDDFKELRGMTDE
- a CDS encoding Na(+)/H(+) antiporter subunit B — protein: MRINDVILRTVVKVVVFIILTLGVSLFFSGHHAPGGGFIGGLVLASGIILLYITYDIETVQRKMPVDFKKVAALGVLIAVGTGLLSIYFNFPFLSHTDGYYQFPFIGEKHLTTVTLFEAGVALTVIGTIVTMILSISEDE